CCCGGGCAACTGGTTAAAACCCCAACTGAGGCTTCAGAGCTACCGCAAACCCCTGGCATTATCCCTTCGACCCCAACGCCCTATCCCCGTTTGCCCAATCCTACTCCAACACTGACAGGAAGCACATTGCCAGAGTCAATTTCATTAACCGACTTTACCTATGTCGACCAGAGTGAACGCTGGAATTATTGCGGCCCGGCAACCCTTGCAATGGCCCTCAATTATTGGGGATGGACGGGAAACCGTGATGATATTGCCAGAATTGTGAAACCCGGTGTTCAGGATCCGCGGCTTGACTTTATTCAGCGCGGCAAATGGGATAAAAACGTTATGCCCTACGAACTGGCTGACTACGTTCGGGATAACACAGAATTCGATGCGATCATTCGTTACGGGGGAGAGATTGATTTGGTTAAGCGCCTGATTGCCGCGGGTCTTCCGGTGGTCATTGAAAAAGGGTACTACGAAAGGGATTACACAGGGAAGGTGGGCTGGTTGGGACATTATGCCTTTACAACTGGATATGATGAAAAAGCGGGTGTGTTCATCTATCAGGAGACCTATCCGCCTAAAGGGGAAAGTGGCAAGGACCGGACGATTCAATATGATGTGTTTCGCGAAGGCTGGCGCGGATTCAATTATCTGTTCTTGGTCGTCTTTCCGCCTGAGCGCGAAGCCGAGGTCTCGAATCTGTTGGGTCCCTGGAACGATTCAACCTGGGCAAATCAACATGCACTTGAGATCGCGAACGCCGAGGTTCAGACCCTGTCAGATAATGAGAGATTCTTTGCCTTGTTTAACGAAGGAACCAGCCATGTCTCTCTACAACAGTATTTTGAGGCTGCAGAAGCCTATGATCTGGCATTCTCAGTTTATGCCAGATTGGATCAGAACGAGAAAACCCGCCCCTATCGCATCATGTGGTATCAAACAGGACCTTATTGGGCCTACTACTATTCTGGTCGATATCAGGATGTGATTGATTTGGCAAATACTACTCTCAATGAGACCATCGCTGATCCAACACTTGAGGAAAGTCTCTACTGGCGGGGACTGGCGCAGTATGCGCTTGGCGATTTAGAAAGCGCCATTGCAGATCTCCGGGAAGCGGTGCGCCTCAACCCGAACTTCGAGCCAGGCATCACCAAACTTCAGGAATGGGGTGTCAGCAAATAATGATTGAGCTTGTGGATTGTGGTGACTTATTGCATTTGGATGAATGTTTTGGATTATGAGAAGGTTATCCCGACGTGATTTTCTAAAGGTAAGCGCAACCACCTTGAGTGGGCTGACGTTTCTACCGTTCGGGGCGTATTTTGATTCGTTTGACGACTCGAGCTTGGCCCGTGTGACAACAGAATCTGTCAGCGTATATAGCCAGCCTAATGATGATAGCCAGATTGTGGGGCAGTTTTTTCGGGATGAGTTGATTCACATATATAAAGAGGTTAATTCAGGGAGTCCGGCCTATAATCCAATCTGGTATCGTGTGTGGGGCGGATATGTCCACAGGAGTCGGCTGCAAAAGGTCAAGGTCCTTTATAACCAACCTCTGACCAACATCGTGGATGGGACCCGGCAGGTGGCTGAAATAACCGTTCCCTATACACAAGCCATGCGTTACACCAAGACCTACGGCTGGCAGCCGAATCTGCGGTTATATTACGGATCGGTTCATTGGATCGAAGCGGTGGAGGAAGGCCCGGATGGCGAACCGTGGTACCGGATATTTGATGAATTAATTGGCTTTACGTATCACGTGAAAGCGATACACTTGAGGCACATCCCATTCACAGACTGGGAACCTCTAAACCCCACAGCACCATTGGAAAATAAACGAATTGAAGTCAACCTAAGTACCCAAACCCTGACTGCGTATGAGCATAGTCTCATTGCTTTTGAAACAACCATCTCCTCCGGAATCCCCGCCGGTCGCCCAAGTCCCAACGTAATTTCGACCAAAACACCCACTGGAGAGTTCCGAATCATGTCAAAGTACCCATCGAAGCATATGGGAAACGGAAGTCTATTTGCCGGAGTGGATGATTACGAATTACCCGGCGTTCCGTGGACTTGTTTTTTTACGGAAGCTGGCCATGCGTTTCACGGAACCTATTGGCACGATAACTTTGGGACACCCATGAGTCACGGGTGCATAAACATGCGTACCGAGGAAGCCAAATGGTTATTCCGCTGGGTGCGCCCTGTTCATGGGCCTGATCGTATTTACACTCCCGGGTACGGAACACAAGTTGTAATTACTCCATAAAAAATGAACCAAGAGCTTCGCCTTTTGATCGCATGACAATTCATTGAACAAAGCAAAGAAAATTAACGGAAAACCGTAGAATGAACTCAACAACCAATTTTGAAGTCACGCAAGACGTCAGGCAAAAAGTGATTAAGTTCGTAATACAAAACGGCTTTATTACCAACAGACAGTGCCGCTTGCTTCTTGGAATTGGATACGGGCAGGCAATTGCGTTATTCAGAAAACTCGTGGAATCCGGTGAATTGATTCGTGAGGGCAAAACATCTTCGGTTAGATATCGGTTGCCAATCAAATGATTGCCTCATAAGCAAACACGTGATCGACGCAGCGATACACTCAGTGATTGACATAATGAGCTGTTTATTCGGTCTTTGATCTCACCTTCAGCCATGCCGGCAGCCATCAAATCTACGGCATCGCGCCTACAAAGTTGAGCGCATACAACGCATCCTCATAGCCCGGACGGATGGATAGGGCTTTGCGCCAGTCTTCGATTGCGCCAGTGGTATCGCCTTTGCGATAAAGCGCCCATCCGTGCCACAGCCAGGCCTCTTCGGACATTTCCGTGCGTTGCAGGGCATACTCTGTCAGAGCCAATAAATCATCTATTCGGTTCGTCTGGAAATTCGCGATGAATGGACCGAACTGGTAGCGGAACATTCGTTGTGGTAAGCCAATCTCGCGTGCCCTGTCATAGGCCGCGTTGGCTTCATCGTATCGTTCAAAGTACACGAGGTTGCTGCCCACGTTGAACAACGCGAACGCGTCGTATGGGTCTTGAGCGGTAGCGGCCTGCGCGATGGCTAAGGCGTTTTGCCGATTCAGTTCCCTGTCCCAGTTTGAGCCGAGCAGGGTTTTGACCCCCTCCTCTTGTTCAGGGAGATAAACTACCAAATACAGATAGTTAAACGGCTTCCATTCCGATTCCAGTTGTTCGTCGGGAATCTTTTTATCAGGCCCGCGATATGCATCTTGCACGGTGAATGTTTGGGTTGCATCGTCGTATCCAGTGAGAAGCAGATAGTGTGCCGCCCAGAGATCATCGTCAGGCCAGCCTGTGTCATCGGGATTGAGGGATGTAGTCCCTTCAATCATCACGGGATACGCGGCGGCAATCAGGCGTTTGAGCGTTTCGATATCGCCGCCCACGCGGTATTCGATGCGGAGCCAACCTGCGTAATTGCGTACCCAATAAGCCATCTCTTCAGGATTCACGTTGCGGTCGCCGTTGACGGGCTTGATGACATCTGAAATGGTCTTCTGGTCACCGGTCCAACCGAACATGTGCAGCATCATTGAAAGTGCGGCGGGACCACAGTTGTTCGGGGTTTGCTTTTCGTAAGGAGGGGAGCTAAGAAACGCTTGTGGCGGAGGCGGCGCCAGAGTCGGCGTGGATGAGATGGGTGTTGCAATGACTTCGTTAGTCGGCGTAATCTGGCTGGTTGGGCTTGCAACGCTGGTAGGCGCCGGTGTATTTGGAATCGCCGTCGGCGCCTCACCGACGGGATTGAGCACGTTCCTTACATAGGTCTTTGCGACTTCATATCGCCATGCGATGCGGCTGTTGATCGCTGGGATTTGAAGAATCAAAATGGCGAGCAGGAGCAATCCGGCACCAATGAATAGTATGTTTCTTTTTGACATTCGGAAAAGTGTACCAGAGGAGGTAGGTTTGAAACTATTTCTTCGTTTGCCTGTCAAACAAAGTGAGAAGAACAAAATTAAAGCGTGGAAGCCTTAATCCTCCCTTAGAAAAAAGGAACGAGTATGAAGAGATCCCTCGTAATCGCTCTCCTGATAGTCGCACTTGTATTCGTACTTGCAGGTATTGGCACAGTACTCTTCTTTACTTTCGATCGCGGTGGCAGGGGCTTTGTTTTCGACCAAAGCCTAGTCTCTGCCACGGCTGAAGAAAGCAAGACCTTGAATGTGGAGGGTCGTGTCACTCTCAAGGTGCAGGATGATGCAGGGAATGTGAGCATTGTCGGTGGAGAAGGTGAAACGGTTGAGGTCAAAATTGTAAAGACGAGTAATGCCCTCACACAAGCGCGTGCAGCGGAAGATCTCAAGAACATCCGATATCAGATCGAGCAGGATGGCAATGTGGTTACACTGACTTATGATCTCAGTAGAATCAACACCAGGGATGTAGATACGGTTGACTTCATCATTACCGTCCCAAACGAAGTGATTGTCGATGTGAATGCGGGAATGGGTGAGGTGAATGTTTCAGGCACGAATGGCAATGTGATCATCTTCAACGATTTTGGCGATGTGATTGTTGAAAACATTGAAGGCACAGTTAATGTCGAAACCAAAGGAGGTCGAGTGGATGCCTCCTCGATCAACGCGGGAGATGGGAGCATCGACTTGTCCTCCGGGTTTGGAAAAGTCTCCCTTGAAAAAGCCACAGGCAAGGATATAAAACTTTATTCAAACAGCGGCTTATTGGAAATGAACGATGTACGCGCTTCCGGGGATATTGAAATGTCCACTGACTTTGGCGATATCTTCTTCAATAACGGCTCCTCGAATTTACTGACCGTTGAAACAAAAGGCGGAAAAGTCAGCCTTGGTCAACTCAATCTCCGCGGCGCACTCACAGTACAAAATAACTTTGGGGAAATCGAACTCGAACAGGCAAAAGCAACATCTTATGATCTACAGGCCGGGAGTGGCTCGGTAACAGTGGACGGCGCCCAGGGCAAACTCAAGGCAACCTCTGATTTTGGTTCCATTATCATCAAGAATGCAGAGAATGTTACGGTTGACCTGGATACCAAGAGTGGTTCGGTGGATTTCGAAGGCTCGCTCGGCGATGGACCTCATAATATTCATTCGAGCTTCGGCGAGATTCATATTACCGTCCCTGCGGATTCGGCGCTCAATGTTGACCTCAAAACGGGATTTGGCTCAATCGAATCCGAAATCCCAATAACAGTCACACTTACAGACACAACGAAGGGAAGCCAGCAGACAGGCACAATGAACAATGGCGGCAACCAACTGACAGTCGAGACGGAGAACGGAAGTATTTCCATCGAAGCCAGCAAATAGCAAACGACCGCTCGTTTTGATTCATAAAGCAAAGCCCCGAGATGTTTTTGGAAAGCTATTAAAGTCTTATAAATTATTGTAAGAGCAACCAGGGATTGATCGGAGACCCGTTCTGGCGGATCTCAAGGTGCAAGTGTGCGCCTTGGGAATTGCCTGTGTTCCCAGACGCTCCAATAGGTGCGCCGGCTGAAATGCTCTGGCATTCCCCGACAGAGATTGCACTCAGGTGTGCGTAGATCGTTACAAACCCGTTGCCGTGATCGATCTGAACGACATTGCCATACCCATAGTTCCAGCCTCCCTGTGCCATCGTCACCACACCATTATCTGCCGCCCAAACCGTTGTGCCCTCCGGGGCAAAGATATCGATGCCGTTATGACCATCTTGGCCGAAGTCATAGCCGGAAAGGTAACGTGCCCCTGAGGGCCAGCTGAAAAACCCCCGGCTCTGGAAACCGCCACCGCATGCGCTCCCTGCGCTGGTGCTTTCGCGAGTGACGACCTGGATGAACAAGGGTTGATCATCGTCCACCCCGTCCGGGATCATAACATACGTATCGGGTTCGACAATTGGGTCCGCTAAATCGAGACGATTTCCATGCCAGCTGATGATTTTATCTGGCTCAACCTCGAATTTCTCGGCTATAGATTCAATGGTGTCGCCTTCCTTCCACTTGTAATATACGCCGTCTGTAGGCGGGATCACAAGTTCCTGGCCCGGTTGGATGTTCGCGGGGCTGCCATCAAACTCCTCATAGTTTGCCCAGTATACGGTTTCCGGCTTTAATTTAAACATGTCAGCAATGGCAAAGACCGAATCCCCACGCGCCACTCGGTATTCTTCGGCTTCATGGCGTGGATCGTCGGCAGGGATAGTGGTCTTGATCTGGATTTCCCGCTCGATGGAGGCGAGCGCCTCAGGGACGCCCAAGGCTGGCAGGCTGATCTCGGGTGGATTCTCATCCGGTGCGGCAGTCGGTTCCAACGCCAAGGCAGGGATGACGCTGGTGGACTCCCTCCATTTCAGCGCGACACCCACCATGCTTGCGACGAGAGCCAACGTGATCGTCCAACTGATAATACCGAAACGATTGTTCTTGAGGAGCAACGATAGCCTGAACATTGAGTACGGATTTTAACTCACACCGTCCAAAAATTGTGTCACGAATCCCCCCTGGATTCCCAAGAAATTCCTGACTATTGCCAGCGCCGTTAAGGTGGGTAATAATTGTTTTGATCGCCACGTCGGGCTTCGTGTCTGTTACAGGTGGCCGAGGCATAACCATCTGGAGGTACATGCGGCGCATCAGCCGAATGCGTTGCAACAGATTCTCGCGACGAGTGAAGGAGCGCTCTCTCTAGCTATATTGACGTTTATTTGGACGGCTGCGGGGTCGGATCTACGCAAAAATTCTTTTGCCAATTTCAACAACTTGACCAAGCCTATGGAATGTTCTGAGAGGAGGGAACTATTCTTTCGATGCAGCTCGTGCCTCTTTCTTCGCCCTTAGCCAGCCGTTCAAACTGAATTTAACGACACGTTCATTGCCGGCCAGCAACTTCTTTATATTCGGTCGCAGTGCCCAGATCAGGAGCAACTCTGCCAGCACACCGTACCAAATATCAATGGACTGATGCAGACCAACCCAGGCGAGAATTGTAAATACAATGATCACAATCAATCCAATGGTTATGGTTGTGAGTGATGCAATACCCACTGTAAACCAGACCAGCGCACCTGCTGTGAATACAATGGGAAATATCGGAAGCCATAAGCCCATCGCGCCGCCGAGCGCCGGTGCACCGCCCGCGCCACCGTGGAACCGCAATTTTCTGTTTTCATCACGCCTGATCAAAAAGATGGAATAGTTATGGCCGAGAATTGCTCCGATTGGGGCCAGGATAGATATGAGATGACTGTCCGGGCTGAGGGACTGGGCGAACCAAACGGAAGCCGCTCCTTTTAGGATATCCAGAATCGCGGTCAGCAGACCGGCCCAAAACCCTGCAGCGCGCACGACATTCGTCCCCCCGGTGCGTCCACTTCCCACTTCTCGAACATCATTACCCGTTTTGATTTTGACGATCAACAGGCCAAAGGGGATGGATCCCAAGATATATCCTATTACCACGGCCGCAATGCCAATCAGAATCTGCATAACTTTAAATCCTCGGTTGCATTTGAAACGAGAAACACTGTAGCAGCAAGAAAGTTGCTTTATGAAGAAATTTGTAGGCGACAAAGTAGTGGATCTTATCGCGAACTGGGATCTGAAACTGTTCCTCTACTTCGATATTTTCAGTCAATATTGTCGAAGCGACCCTGGATCACGAACTCCAGGGTCACTATTGTTCTGTAAAACTGACAGATTTGCGCCTGGAATATCACCCCACACTGCTTGATCTAATGGTCGTTTTGCTCATGGTCGGAACCGTCGCTCTCATGGTTGGTTCCGCCGTTCTGATGCTCGGTTCCATCGTTCGCCTCCTCCTCATGAGGATGATCGTTGGCATGATCCGCTCCTACATGCTGACCGGATCCACACCGCCCGTTCGTCCCGGGCTGGTCGCAAACATCAAGCGGCGCGGGGCCCTGCGGCGTCTGGGTGATCTCTATCTCATGGATGCCCGATTGAGTCTGGATCGTTTGTTCCATCCGTCCCGAAATTTGCATTTTGTTCTGTGGGTGGAGCATTTGCGCGCTCTAGGCTCGCAGTGCATAGAGTGGTTCACCTGGCTGGCTTTGTTGTGCCGCAGCCACGGTAACGCCTGCCGCGCCAAAAACGAACGCCAGCGCGATCAAAATTGAGAGAAGAGTTTTAGTCATTTTTTCCTTTCCGGTGTGTATATGTTTCCATTTTCATAGTCGTCGGCGCACAGAAAAAGTTACGTTTTTCACAAACTGCTGAGAGGTAAATTCACACGTTTGTTATCATTTTTGCCTTGACCTTAAATTCAACGCCCTCTAAATACTATTTAAAGGACGTTGAATTGATCCGAATTGTCTACTTTAGGAGGCATTGTGAAAAAAAACAGCAGGCAAGATCTCCTGAAGTTGGGCGCGGTTGGAGTGATCAGGACGAGCAGCGCAACCGCCATGATTCAAACCACCAAAAAGAATCAGATCCACCCTGCTACAGGCTGCCATCCATAACTATATAAAGCATGAATATTCATAAGAGATGTGAGAGTTCATCAGTGGCATCGAATTCAACTACTTGACCACTTCCAAGGTTCCAACCATGCCTGCCTGCAAATGCCCTGGCATCCCACAGACAATCTGGTAGGTACCCGGTTGGTCGGGCGCTGTGAAACTTAGTTCCACGCTCTCGTCTGGTTGGGCATCCACCTCCCAGTACGCATTGGCAATATCCTCTTCATCAAACATATCACCGACATCCACGCCATATTGCATGATATAAAAGTTATGCTCCACGGTGCCGTTGTTGACAACCTTGATCTGGATTTCTGCACCGGCTGGCACGGACAGTTGATTGGGGGTAATTGCAAAATCGCTCAACTCCACTGTGAGTTTGGTGGACGGTCCGCCGGACTGACAGGCTGACAGGAAAACCAATATTAAAAGGAAAATACTTTTCTTCAACATACAACTCTCTTAACCAAGATAGTCAACAAATATCTTGCCGGTAATATTTAGTCCAAGAACGCTGACCTTTGTCCCGGACTTCACGGTCAGATTGTGATCGAACGATGAATAGTCAACGATCACGATCTGTGCGCCGGGAAGGAGTCCAAGACCTTCAAGATGGCGGAGCAATTCCGCATCTGCATTCTTTACACATTGGATCTTCGCCTTTTGTTTCGGGCGCAGGGCGGAGAGAGGGGTCGAATCCTCCAATGGCATGACCAGATCGGCGGTGGGGATCAACTCCCCGTGCGGGTCGCGCAGGGGATGTCCCATTGCCGCTGCCATCCGCCGTTCAAAATCCTCCGAAATGACGTGCTCAAGGCGTTCTGCCTCCTCATGGACTTCATCCCACGAATAGCCCAACGTCTGCACCAGCCAGGCTTCCAGGAGACGATGATGCCGGATAACCTCCAAGGCGGCTTTCCTGCCCTCTTTGGTCAGCGTGACGCCCTGATGCTTTTGGTATTCGACCAGGGCGGGCTGCGCGGCGGCAAGTTTTTGAACCATGTTCGTCACGGATGCCGGCTTGACGTTGAGCCGTTCGGAAAGGGCATTCGTGCTGGCATTCTCACCGCCTTCCGTCAACTCGTAAATATGTTTCAGGTAATCCTGAATGGATATGGTCAGGGACGATTCCATTGGAAGGCTCCTATTTGATCAACAACCCGGTGACCCACAACATCATCATACCGGTCAGGACTCCGCTAAAGACAATCATGGGCATGGCTTCACGCTGTGTATCCTTTTGAATCAGTTTGGCGATTTCGTAGATCACCTGGAAAATCGCGCCTGCGCCGATGGCCAGGAACAGCACCGTCAGGAAGGGCGAGGGGGTGTATCCTCCGATCCAGGCTCCCAGAATGGCAGGCGCTCCACCGACCAACCCCATGATCGCCAGTCTGCCGACCCCGGGTCTATCACGCAGGACTGGCGCAATGATGCCCAATCCTTCAGTAATGTTCTGGATGATGAAACCCACCACCAGGAAAGTGCCCAGAGCAATTTCGCCGACGTTATAAGCAGCGCCTATTGCCAGCCCTTCTCCAAGGTTGTGAATGCCGATGCCGACCGCGATCACAAAGGCGATAGCCAGCCGCTTATCCGCTTCGTTGCCGGTGATTTCAGACTGGCGTTTCGAGATCGCCTCCAACAACAGGAAGGTTGCCACTCCACCGATTCCGATCAAGCCGATCCCCTGAAAGGAGGAAGGGATCTTCCCGGCAAACTCCAGCGCTTCTGCGACCGTGTCCAGCCCAAGAAAGACCAGCAGACCCGCCGTTGCCGCCATCAGGAAGGTCATGGTCCGGCGTCCCATTTGTCGCAACGCCGGAAACCAGAAGATTCCCAGAAAGACCGGGATTACGCCGACATACAAACCGATGAGTGTGAATCCCCAGAAGGTGGCGGTGTCCGGTTGAGGCGTTTCGAACGCAACCGGGATGTCCACTGTGAAGGGAATGGCATTTCCGGTAAAGATGATCAAGCCATATGCCTCACCATACGACCACGGATAAGCGATGGTAATGGTGGCACGCTCCAATCGAGGGACGACTGCATCTGGATACACCTCGAATGGCATGACCGCATCATTCACAATGACCTGGGCGATGGTAATTTCCTCCGGACTCGTGTTGCGCACCTGCAATTCGATGCTGCCTTGTTTGAGAACATACCGCTCGATATCCAGATTCTCAACCGGCGCGGCAGAGTCGAGA
This portion of the Anaerolineales bacterium genome encodes:
- a CDS encoding C39 family peptidase, translated to MYIFNPPDEAIFQPGQLVKTPTEASELPQTPGIIPSTPTPYPRLPNPTPTLTGSTLPESISLTDFTYVDQSERWNYCGPATLAMALNYWGWTGNRDDIARIVKPGVQDPRLDFIQRGKWDKNVMPYELADYVRDNTEFDAIIRYGGEIDLVKRLIAAGLPVVIEKGYYERDYTGKVGWLGHYAFTTGYDEKAGVFIYQETYPPKGESGKDRTIQYDVFREGWRGFNYLFLVVFPPEREAEVSNLLGPWNDSTWANQHALEIANAEVQTLSDNERFFALFNEGTSHVSLQQYFEAAEAYDLAFSVYARLDQNEKTRPYRIMWYQTGPYWAYYYSGRYQDVIDLANTTLNETIADPTLEESLYWRGLAQYALGDLESAIADLREAVRLNPNFEPGITKLQEWGVSK
- a CDS encoding L,D-transpeptidase — protein: MSGLTFLPFGAYFDSFDDSSLARVTTESVSVYSQPNDDSQIVGQFFRDELIHIYKEVNSGSPAYNPIWYRVWGGYVHRSRLQKVKVLYNQPLTNIVDGTRQVAEITVPYTQAMRYTKTYGWQPNLRLYYGSVHWIEAVEEGPDGEPWYRIFDELIGFTYHVKAIHLRHIPFTDWEPLNPTAPLENKRIEVNLSTQTLTAYEHSLIAFETTISSGIPAGRPSPNVISTKTPTGEFRIMSKYPSKHMGNGSLFAGVDDYELPGVPWTCFFTEAGHAFHGTYWHDNFGTPMSHGCINMRTEEAKWLFRWVRPVHGPDRIYTPGYGTQVVITP
- a CDS encoding C39 family peptidase produces the protein MSKRNILFIGAGLLLLAILILQIPAINSRIAWRYEVAKTYVRNVLNPVGEAPTAIPNTPAPTSVASPTSQITPTNEVIATPISSTPTLAPPPPQAFLSSPPYEKQTPNNCGPAALSMMLHMFGWTGDQKTISDVIKPVNGDRNVNPEEMAYWVRNYAGWLRIEYRVGGDIETLKRLIAAAYPVMIEGTTSLNPDDTGWPDDDLWAAHYLLLTGYDDATQTFTVQDAYRGPDKKIPDEQLESEWKPFNYLYLVVYLPEQEEGVKTLLGSNWDRELNRQNALAIAQAATAQDPYDAFALFNVGSNLVYFERYDEANAAYDRAREIGLPQRMFRYQFGPFIANFQTNRIDDLLALTEYALQRTEMSEEAWLWHGWALYRKGDTTGAIEDWRKALSIRPGYEDALYALNFVGAMP
- a CDS encoding DUF4097 family beta strand repeat protein → MKRSLVIALLIVALVFVLAGIGTVLFFTFDRGGRGFVFDQSLVSATAEESKTLNVEGRVTLKVQDDAGNVSIVGGEGETVEVKIVKTSNALTQARAAEDLKNIRYQIEQDGNVVTLTYDLSRINTRDVDTVDFIITVPNEVIVDVNAGMGEVNVSGTNGNVIIFNDFGDVIVENIEGTVNVETKGGRVDASSINAGDGSIDLSSGFGKVSLEKATGKDIKLYSNSGLLEMNDVRASGDIEMSTDFGDIFFNNGSSNLLTVETKGGKVSLGQLNLRGALTVQNNFGEIELEQAKATSYDLQAGSGSVTVDGAQGKLKATSDFGSIIIKNAENVTVDLDTKSGSVDFEGSLGDGPHNIHSSFGEIHITVPADSALNVDLKTGFGSIESEIPITVTLTDTTKGSQQTGTMNNGGNQLTVETENGSISIEASK
- a CDS encoding peptidoglycan DD-metalloendopeptidase family protein, translated to MFRLSLLLKNNRFGIISWTITLALVASMVGVALKWRESTSVIPALALEPTAAPDENPPEISLPALGVPEALASIEREIQIKTTIPADDPRHEAEEYRVARGDSVFAIADMFKLKPETVYWANYEEFDGSPANIQPGQELVIPPTDGVYYKWKEGDTIESIAEKFEVEPDKIISWHGNRLDLADPIVEPDTYVMIPDGVDDDQPLFIQVVTRESTSAGSACGGGFQSRGFFSWPSGARYLSGYDFGQDGHNGIDIFAPEGTTVWAADNGVVTMAQGGWNYGYGNVVQIDHGNGFVTIYAHLSAISVGECQSISAGAPIGASGNTGNSQGAHLHLEIRQNGSPINPWLLLQ
- a CDS encoding glycerol-3-phosphate acyltransferase is translated as MQILIGIAAVVIGYILGSIPFGLLIVKIKTGNDVREVGSGRTGGTNVVRAAGFWAGLLTAILDILKGAASVWFAQSLSPDSHLISILAPIGAILGHNYSIFLIRRDENRKLRFHGGAGGAPALGGAMGLWLPIFPIVFTAGALVWFTVGIASLTTITIGLIVIIVFTILAWVGLHQSIDIWYGVLAELLLIWALRPNIKKLLAGNERVVKFSLNGWLRAKKEARAASKE
- a CDS encoding cupredoxin domain-containing protein — its product is MLKKSIFLLILVFLSACQSGGPSTKLTVELSDFAITPNQLSVPAGAEIQIKVVNNGTVEHNFYIMQYGVDVGDMFDEEDIANAYWEVDAQPDESVELSFTAPDQPGTYQIVCGMPGHLQAGMVGTLEVVK
- a CDS encoding metal-dependent transcriptional regulator produces the protein MESSLTISIQDYLKHIYELTEGGENASTNALSERLNVKPASVTNMVQKLAAAQPALVEYQKHQGVTLTKEGRKAALEVIRHHRLLEAWLVQTLGYSWDEVHEEAERLEHVISEDFERRMAAAMGHPLRDPHGELIPTADLVMPLEDSTPLSALRPKQKAKIQCVKNADAELLRHLEGLGLLPGAQIVIVDYSSFDHNLTVKSGTKVSVLGLNITGKIFVDYLG
- a CDS encoding metal transporter; its protein translation is MTQSPSNRFTFRTFILLLIPIILLVGVIVLFLSTGGGLNLDSAAPVENLDIERYVLKQGSIELQVRNTSPEEITIAQVIVNDAVMPFEVYPDAVVPRLERATITIAYPWSYGEAYGLIIFTGNAIPFTVDIPVAFETPQPDTATFWGFTLIGLYVGVIPVFLGIFWFPALRQMGRRTMTFLMAATAGLLVFLGLDTVAEALEFAGKIPSSFQGIGLIGIGGVATFLLLEAISKRQSEITGNEADKRLAIAFVIAVGIGIHNLGEGLAIGAAYNVGEIALGTFLVVGFIIQNITEGLGIIAPVLRDRPGVGRLAIMGLVGGAPAILGAWIGGYTPSPFLTVLFLAIGAGAIFQVIYEIAKLIQKDTQREAMPMIVFSGVLTGMMMLWVTGLLIK